GCCTGCCCAACGGGCTCGAGGGCTGGGCGCCGGTGGATGGGGTGGAGGCGCTGTAGGGCCGCTCCCAGCGGAATGGCCGCGGATGGCCACTGAGGAACACTGCGGCCCGCGCACCGGGCGGCGCGGGATGATCCGCGAGGCGGGAAGTGGCCTAAGCTCCGCCGCCGGAGTCCCGCCCTGAGCCCCCAGCCCTTCCACATCCTCCTCGTCGAGGACGAGCCCGTCATCCAGGAGCTGGTGCGCTCGCTCTTGAGCGAGGAGCCGGTGGAGGTGAGCTGCGCGGGCAACGGCGTCGAGGGGCTGAAGCTGGCGCGCTCGCACCCCTTCCAGCTCATCCTGCTGGACGTCGTCCTGCCGCAGCTGGACGGCATCTCGGTGTGCCGCATCCTCAAGAGCGAGCCCGCCACCGCGCGCATCCCGCTCTACATGCTCACCGGCACGACCAAGCGCTCGGACGTGGAGAGCGCCACGCGCGCCGGGGCGGACGGCTACATCCACAAGCCCTTCCGCGGCGCCGAGCTCACGGACCTCATCTCCCGGCTGCGCGGGGCGTAGTCAGGGCAGGCGCGGGTTGACGTAGCGCGCCAGGCAGATCATCTCGTCCCAGTCCAGCATGTCGAACTCGAGCGCCACCCCGCGCGCCTCGCGGCGGCGGATGCGGCAGCGCGTGACGATCTCCTCGCCGCCCGGCAGGGGCAGGGTGACGGTGAGGCGCTCCTCGGCGTCGCCCGGGTGCGCGAGCAGGAACAGGCCCGCCATCGAGAGGTCGCGCGCCTTGGCCACCACGCTGCGCCCGTTCACGTGGACCTGCACCATGAAGTTGGCCTCGACCCGGGGGTGGAAGCGCTCGGCTGTGGCTGTGGCGACGACGCTCATGCAGGGCTCCTCTGCAGCGACAGGGAGCTACAAGTCTGGATCGACCCGGCGGCCCCGCAACTTTTCGGCCCCGAGCGCGGCGCCCTGGGACGTGGTTTGATGCGGGTGAGGGGGCACCATGACGGCAGCGTCTCCCAGGATCGCGCTCGTCCTCTCCGGAGGCGGCGCGCGCGGAGCCTACGAAGCGGGGGTGGTGCGCTACCTGCGCGAGGAGCTGCCCTCGGCGCTCTCCGGCCCTGCGCGCCTGGACATCGTCTGCGGCACCTCCGTGGGCGCCATCACCGCGTGCTTCCTCGCGGCCACCGCGCACGCGCCCGCCACGCAGGGCAAGCTGCTCTCGGAGCTGTGGACGGGGCTCTCGCTCGAGGACGTGTACAAGGTGCGCGGCGAGGACCTCTGGACCCTCACGCGCAAGATGTGGCGCGCGGCCACCAACGAGCCCCTGCGCCCCGAGGGCTGGCGCCTCTACGACATCCTGCACCCCGAGTTCCTGGAGACGCTGGTGCGCGAGCGCACCGACTGGTCGCGCATCGGGCCCAACATCGCGCAGGGCCACCTCTCGGCGCTCGCCGTCACCGCCACCGAGGTCGCGAGCGGCCACAGCGTGGTGTTCGTGCAGCGCCAGGGCGGTGGGGTGCCTGCCTGGAGCCGCCAGGCGCTGAGCGAGGCGCGCGAGGCCGCCATCGGTCCCGAGCACGCGCTCGCCTCCGCCGCCATCCCGCTGCTGTTCCGCTCGGTGAAGCTGGGGGACGAGTGGTTCTGTGACGGCTCGCTGCGCCAGAGCGTGCCCCTCTCGCCCGCGCTGCGCCTCGGCGCGGACAAGGTGCTGCTCATCTCGCTGCGCCACAGCCCCGGCACCCCGGTCGTCCGCAACCGCATCGCCACCTACCCGACGACCCCGCTGCTGATGGGCAAGGTGCTCAACGCCCTGATGCTGGACAGCACCGACTACGATCTCGAGCGCCTGCGCCGCCTCAACCAGGTGCTCGAGGCTGGCCGGCTCACCTTCGGCGAGGACTTCCTGCCCCGCATGAACGAGACGGTGCAGCAGCTGCGCGGCCAGCCCTACCGCATCGTCGAGGACCTGGTGCTGCGCCCCTCGCGAGACCTCGCGTCGATCGCGGCCGCGCACGCGCGGCGGCGCCCGCTCACGGACGAGGCCACCGCGTCCTTGCCCACCAAGCTGCTGCACCGCGTGGCGCGCAGCCAGCTCATCACCGAGGCGGACCTCGCGAGCTACCTGCTCTTCGACGGCGCCTACGCCTCGGACCTCATCCAGCTGGGCATGGAGGACGCGCACGCCCAGCGCGAGGCCCTGGTGCGCTTCTTCACCGAGCGCGGCCCGTCCAGCCGCCGCACGCCCGCCGTCCGCCCCCGCGGACGCCGCCCGGGCCGTACCGGGCGCAACACGGCGCCAAGTCGCTGAAAGTGCTCGCCCCGGCCCCCTGGCACGGGAGCTGAAGTCGTCCGGGTCCACCCCCTCCAGGAGGTTTGGACCATGGCCGTAGACCCCGCCCGCCACATCGCCCCGCTCTCCATCAACGACACCACCCCGCGGCAGACGCCGGACGACTCGTTCGGCACGACGCTGGCCCGCACGGCGCAGGCGGTCGGGCGGACCGGAGGTGACCTCGTCAACGGGCTCATCGGCACGCATATCGGCCTGACGGCCGCGGGCAACGGCGTCGCCGTGGCCACCAACACCGTCTCCCGGCTCACCGCGGGCACGGGCTCGACGCCGGGTTCGGGGCTGCCCGAGTCCGGCAGCTCCTGGGAGCTGCTGCAGGCGCAGACGCTGATGAACCAGGAGAACCAGCAGTTCAGCCTTCAGTACCTCAAGCTGCAGGACGACATGCAGCGCGAGAGCCGCGAGCAGAATACGCTCTCGAACATCATGAAGGTGCGCCACGACTCCGCGAAGGCCGCGATCAACAACATCCGCTAGGAGCCGCCGGTCATGGCCATCGACATGGTTGCCGCGGTCTCCGGGGCGCGCCCGTCGGCCGCTGCGGGCCCCGCCCGTGAGCCCTTCTCCGCGCTGATGAAGCAGGGCCCCCTCGCAGGTCCCCCCGTCGCTCCAGAGGGAGGGCTCCCGTCAGGAGCCCCCTCCGCAGCGCGCGCCGCGGCAGGTGCGCAGCAGGCTCGGGCGCAGGGCTGCGCAGCGCCGGGGGCGAGCGCCGTGGGCGCAGCACGCCCCCTGCAGCGCGAGGCCTCCGTCCAGGCGGCGCGGCTCGTGGACCGCGTGAGCCAGGCGCAGCAGCGCCTGGACCACATCCTCCGCCTGGCCGAATCGGGCAAGAGCTTCTCCGCGGTGGAACTGCTCGCCTTCCAGGCCCACGTGTACCGCGCCAGCCAGGAGCTCGATCTCGCCGGAAAGGTCGTCGAGAAGGCCACCGGCGGCGTGAAGCAGGTTCTCCAGACCCAGCTCTGAGGAGCACTCCCCATGATCATCCGCCGCATCCTTCCCCTCGTGCCGCTGCTGCTCGCCGCCGGCTGCCGGGACACCATCCAGCACCGGCTCGACGAGCGGCAGGCCAACGAGCTCCAGACGGTGCTGCTCGAGCGCGGGCTGGACGCGCGCAAGGTCGCCGAGGCCGGCAAGAAGCCCACCTGGTCCATCGAAGTCCCGGACGCCCAGGCCTCCGATGCCGTGCGCATCCTCGCGGAGCTCGGCCTCCCGCGGGAGGAGCCGGAGGCCGGCTGCGACGTGTTCGGCACCGGCGGGCTCATCCGCACCCCGGTGGAGGAGCAGGTGTGCCGGCTCCAGGTCCTGGAGCGCGGGCTGGAGAAGACGCTGCAGGCGCTCGAGGGCGTGCTGGTGGCCCGCGTGCACCTGGTGGTGCCCGCTCCGCCCCGGCCCGGTCAGGCGGCGCTCCCCTCCAAGGCCTCGGTGCTGCTGCGGGTACAGCCCGGGCAGGCCGCGGCCCTTCGCGCCTCGCGCGATGCGCTCCGGGCACTCGTCGCGGGAGGTGTCGAGGGGCTGCCCGTGGAGGGTGTCTCCCTGATGGTGGACGAGGTCTCCACCCGGGTCGTGCCTCCCGCAGCGCGCGAGGCCTCGCCGCTGAGGCTGCGCCTGCTGCTCGCCGCGCTGGCGGTGGCCGTGAGCGGGCTCTCGGTGGCGCTGGTGCTGCTGGCGCTGCGGCTGCGCTCGCTGCGGGGGCACGCCGCGGGACCCGTCGCGGCCGCCCCCGTGCCCGCGCGCCCCGTGGTGAGCGGCACCGCATCGGGCCGGAAGGTGGCCTGAGGTGGCACCGCGCAGCCACGGCAGCCGCCAGGAACCCACCCGGGTGGAGTGGGTGCGCCGCCCCCCGGTGGACGCGCTCGGACTCGAGGCCCGCGGCTCCGCCCGCGAGCGCCTCGAGGAGGCGCGTCTCGTGCCCGCCGCGCTGGAGCCCGACCGCGTCGAGCGCATCGTGCTCGTGGCGCACACCTTCGCGCGCGACCGCGCGCCCGAGCTGCTGGCGGGCCTCTGTGCGCCGCAGGCGCGGGCGGCCCACGGAATGCTCCAGGCGCTCGCCCCGCAGGCCTCCGCGGGACGCCAGGCCCTGGTGGCGCAGGCCTTCGGCCCGGTGCCGGAGGCGCCCACGCGCCTGCGAAGGCTGATGGAGGAGGCCTCGGCGCCGATGCAGGCCGAGCTCCTGCGCCGCCTTCCGCCGTACTACCGCAGCCTCTTCCCGGCGGGTGCTCCTCCCCGGGCGGAATGCACCTGCCCCGCGATGGGGACACTCGCCGAGCGCCTCGTCCGGGAGGCCTCGCGCTGACCGGGACCCCGGGCATCCCGCCCCGCGCACCGGGCATCTCGCGCGGAGACGGCCCCGTGGCCGCAACCTCCTGAAAACACGGGAGTCGTGGCTGGCCGGGCGCTTGAAGAAGTGCCCGGCATGGTCACCCAGCCCGGACGACACCTCACCGCGCTCCATCCCCCCCGCCTTCGGCGCCTCGGCCTGGTGCGGCTCACGCGGGCCCACCAGTGTCTGGCCGAGCGCCCCGCGCTCGCGGGCCTGGGGCGGCGGGCGCTGCAGGGCATCGAGGCGGGCCTGAGCCAGCAGCTGGCCTGTCCCGTCGCCGTGACGGCGCGGCTGCTCGATGCGGTGGCGAGCGCTGCGCTGGCGCCCCTGGGCGTCTTCCTCGTGCTGGAGCTCTCCGCGCTCGGGGAGCGTGCCGTGCTCGAGCTCGACTCCCCGGTGGTCCTCGCGGCCATCGAGCGCCTCGCGGGCGCGGCGAACCGTCCCGGGCCCGTGACGCGGCTCACCCGCCTCGAAGAGGCCACGCTCGCGTACCTCGCGCTCGCGGCCCTCGGTGCCTTTCGCAGCGCGGAGGCGCTCGAGCTCGCGCTCGCGCCGCGGCTCGCCACCGTGACGCTGGACCGCGCGGAGGCGGCGGCGAGCCTCGACCCGCTCCAGCGCTACTGTTCGGTCGAGCTCCGGCTCACCCTCGGGACCGAGACGGGCGCGGGGCGCCTGCTGCTGCCCGCCGTGGCCCTGCAGGCCGCCTCCCAGCGCTTTCCCCGCGAGCTGCCGCAGGGGCTCGCGCCGGAGCTGGGCCGCGCGCGCATTGAGGCCCGCTGCCTTCTCGGTCGCACCCGGCTCGACCGCGAGGTGTTCGACGCGCTCCAGCCCGGTGACGTCGTGCTCTTCGAAGGGCTGGGGCTCTGCTCCGGCGCCCCCACCGGCGCCGGACGGCTCGTCACCCGCGGCTTCACGCTCCAGGGCCGGTTCGAGGCCCAGGGCTTTGCTCTCACCCGCGCGCTCCCCGGCGCGCACATCCCCGAGGAACCCATGGCGTCTGTCCCCGTGCAGGACCCCGAAGGCATGCCCCCGCTGCCCGTCGAGCTCGAGGTGGAGCTCACCCGGCTCACCCTCAGCGTCGCAGAGCTCGCGACGCTGCGCCCCGGCGCGCTGCTGCCGCTGCGCATCAACGCGAGCGAGCCCGTCCTGCTGCGCGTGGGGACCCGCGCGGTGGCGCGCGCCGAGCTCGTGGACATCGACGGCGAGGTCGGTGCGCGCCTCCTGGAGCTGCTGCCGTGAAGGCCCTGCTCACACGTTCGGTGCTCCAGGGCCCGCGCGCGAAGCTGCTCGCCGCCGGCGGCTGCATGCTCTTGCTGCTCCTCGTCGGCCCTCTTGCCACGCCCTCCGTCGTCGGCCTCGCGCGCGGCCTCGTCGCCGCTCTGGCGCTCGGTGGGGCAGGGTGGTGGCTCTCGCGGCGGGGCGTGCCGCGCGCGTCCTTCGCGCTCGCCGAGCCGATGCAGGTGCTCTCGCGCAAGGGGCTCTCGGCCCGCTGCTCCATCGCCCTCGTCCAGGTGGACGGCCAGCGCTTCCTGGTGACGTACGGCGAGGGCTTCGCCCAGCTCCAGGCGCTGCCGCGGCGCAAGAAGCTGCGCCGCTGTGCCTCGCCGCAGCAGCGCAGCGACCTCGCTTCGAAGGTGCTGCCGTGAGGGCCGTGGTGATGGTGCTCGGCCTCGCTCCGGGCCTGGCGATGGCGGCCCCGGCCTCGCTCGCGCAGCAGTCCTTCGCGGGCAGCCCGCTGTCGATGATGGCGCTTCTGGCGCTGCTCTCGCTCCTGCCCTTCGCGGTGGTGATGCTCACGAGCTTCTCGAAGATTGCCGTCGTGCTCTCGCTCGCCCGGGCGGCGATGGGCACCCAGCAGGCGCCCCCCACGCTGGTGCTCACCGGGCTCGCCGCGGTGCTCACCGGACACATCATGGCGCCGGTCATGGAGCACATGTACCGCGAGGGCCAGAGCGCATACGCCGAGGCCAGCTCGGGCGCGGAGCTGCTCTCGGCGGCGGCGCGCGTGGCCGAGCCGCTGCGGGGCTTTCTGGTCAAGCACGGCAGCCCCGAGGAGCGCGCGCGCTTCGTCGACCTCGCCCGCGAGCTGCGCCCTCCCGAGGAGGCCCAGTCCGTCTCCGAGGAGAGTGCCTCGGTGGTGATCCCCGCCTTCGTCATCACCGAGCTCAAGGAGGCCTTCCAGATCGGCTTCCTCGTGTTCCTCCCCTTCCTGGTGCTGGACATGGTGGTCGCGAACGTCCTGCTCGCGCTGGGCATGCAGACGCTGTCGCCGAGCCAGGTCAGCCTGCCATTCAAGATCCTCCTCTTCGTCGCCGTGGACGGCTGGGCGCTGCTCGCCCGGGGCCTGGTCCTCGGCTACCGGTGAACCCGATGGCCCAGGACATGCTGCTGGCGCTCGGGCGCGAGGCGCTGCTGTTGATGGTCCTCGCCTCCCTGCCGCCCATCGCCGCGAGCCTCGTGGTGGGCTTCCTCTCCAGCCTCTTCCAGGCCACGACCCAGATCCAGGAGAGCACCCTGTCCGTGGTGCCCAAGCTGTGCGCCGCGGCGGCGGCCCTCGTGCTTGCCGGGCCATGGATCTCCTCCCAGCTGGTGCGCTTCACCCACCAGCTGCTCCTGGCCATCGCCGAGGTGTCCGCGTGACCCTCGCCCTCCTGCAGCAGGAGCTGGTGCGCCTCGGCCCCTCCATCCTGGCCGTCGGGCTGTGCGCGGTGCGCCTGCTCCCTGTGGCCTTCCTCTGCCCGCTGCTCGGTGGGCAGGCGGCGCCCACACCGGTGAAGCTCGGGGTGGTCCTCAGCCTCGCGCTGTTCCTCCACCTGGCTGCGGGCATCGAGGCGCCCGCCGAGGCCGCCTCCACCTGGGGCCTGGTCGGGTGCGCGCTGAAGGAGCTCACCTACGGCACCTCCGTGGGCCTCGTCGCGGCGCTGCCCTTCGATGCCGCGCGCGTGGGCGGCCGCTTCATCGACCTGTTCCGCGGGAGCTCCGCGGAGGCGGGCCTCCCGGTGGTGGGCTCTCGCGAGTCGGCGACGGGCGATGCGCTCTACCAGCTGCTGGTGGGGCTCGCGGTCACGGGCGCGGTCCTGCCGCGCATCCTCTCGGGGCTGCTCGGCGGCTTCGCCACGGTGCGGCTGGGCGCTGCCGTGGCGAGCGAGGCCGCGGCCATGCAGGTCGTGGCGCTGGCAGGCACGGCGCTCGCCACGGGCCTCGCGGTCGGGGCTCCCATCGCGGCGGCAGCGCTCGCGGTGGACTGCTTCATCGGCCTTGCGTCCCGGGCTGCGCCGCAGCTCTCGCTGCAGGGGGTGGGCACGCCGCTGCGGATTCTCGGCGGCGGCGCGCTCCTGTGGGTGAGCGTGGGGCTGCTCAGCGAGCGGCTGCTCGCCGGAGCTGGCCAGGTCGACGGGATGCTCCAGGCGCTCGCGGAGCTGTCGCGATGAGCGAGAAGACGGAGCAGCCCTCTGCGAAGCGACTGCGGGAGGCGCGCCGCAAGGGTCAGCTGCCCCGCAGCCGTCTGCTCGCCTCGGCGAGCGTCTCACTCGGAGGCCTGATGGGCCTGGGCGCTGGGTGGCCGGCGGGGAGCGAGCGCCTTCGCACCTGGACCGCCCATCTGCTGCTAGAGCAGCGCTCGGAAGGAGCGTGGCAGGAGGCCCTGACCGTTGCGGCCGCGCTGTGTGGGCCCGCGCTGCTCGGTGCACTGCTCGCCTCGCTCACGGTCTCCGTGGCCGTCGCGGGGTTCTCCTTCCACCCGGAGCACGTCGCGCCCCAGCTGGAGCGCATCAGCCCTGCGGCGGGACTGAAGCGGCTCTTCAGCACGCGGCAAATCGCCGAGGTGGGCAAGGCACTGCTGCTGACCGCGGTGGTCGGCGCGCTCTTCGTCTCCGCGCTGAGGGACGAGGCGGCGGATGCGGTGCGGGCCTCCTGGCTCGCGGGGCCCGCAGCGCTCGGCGCGCTGCTGGGCCGCCTCGAGCCGCTCGTGGTGCGGGTGGCCTGGGGCGTGCTCGCGCTCGGTGGGATGGACTACGTGCTCGCGCGCCGGCGCCACGTGCGCGAGCTGATGATGACGCGCGACGAGCTCAAGCGTGAGTACAAGGAGAGCGAGGGCGACCCCCACCACAAGGGGCAGCGAAAGGCGCTGCACCGGCAGCTGGCGCAAGGAGGCCCGGCACGCGGGCTGCAAAAGGCCACGGCCGTGGTCGTGAACCCTACCCACATCGCCGTGGCACTGCGCTACGACGCCGCCGAGTGCGAGGCCCCCTACCTGGTGGCCAAGGCGCGCGAGGACGACGCGCTCGCGCTGCGCCGCGAGGCCGCTCGCCTCGGAATCCCGGTGGTTCGGGACATCCCGCTCGCCCGCAGCCTCATCCACTACGACGTGGGCGAGGAGATCCCGGCGGAGCTCTACGAGGCCGCCGCGGCGGTGCTGCGGGTGGCGCTGGGGGACACGGCTGCGGACGGCAGTCCCAGGAGACAGACCCCATGATGCGCTTGACCCAGCTGCTCGCCCGCGCGCGGGCGTCCTCCGACGTGGTGCTCGCAGTGGTGATGGCCGCGGTGCTCGCGGCGATGATCGTCCCGCTGCCCGCGTGGCTCCTCGATGTGGGGCTGGCCCTCAACCTGGCGGCGGCCGCTGCGCTGCTCGTCGCAGCGCTGTCCGCCAAGGGGGCGCTGAAGGTCACCGCCTTCCCCACGCTGCTGCTCGTCACCACCCTGTTCCGCCTCGCGCTGAACGTCTCCTCCACGCGCCTCGCGCTCTCCGAGGGGCACGCTGGACAGGTCATCGAGGCCTTCGGTGAGTTCGTGGTCCGCGGCAACTACCTGGTGGGCGTGGTGGTGTTTGCGATCCTCGCGCTCGTGCAGTTCCTCGTGGTGGCGAAGGGCTCCGAGCGCGTGGCGGAGGTCTCCGCGCGCTTCACCCTGGACGCCATGCCGGGAAAGCAGATGTCCATCGATGCCGACCTGCGCTCCGGCGCCATCGATCAGGCCCAGGCCCGCCGCCGCCGCCGCGAGCTGGAGCGCGAGTCCCAGATGTTCGGCGCGATGGACGGCGCGATGAAGTTCGTGAAGGGGGACGTCATCGCCGGCCTGGTGATCGTCGCCGTGAACCTGCTGGGCGGCACGGCCATCGGGGTGCTCCAGAGCGGGATGAGCCTCTCGGAGGCCGCCTCCACGTTCGCCCTGATTGCGATCGGAGACGGCCTGGTGTCGCAGATCCCCTCGCTGTGCATCGCCGTGGCCGCGGGCCTGGTGGTGACACGCGTCTCGTCGGAGCATGACGAGGACACGCTGGGCAGCGAGATCGGCTCTCAGTTCTTCGGCCAGTCGCGTGCGCTCTGGGTCGTGGCGGGCCTGTGCCTGGCACTCGCGCTGATGCCCGGAATGCCGCACGTGGTCTTCGTGGGGCTCGCCGTGGCCCTCGGCGCCCTCGCGCGCGCGCTCGGCAGCTCTGCCGCGGAGGCGCCCGCTGCCGCCCCCGAGGGCGCGCAGGAGGGTGGGGCCGGCGCCGGCTCCGCGACGGCAGCGGCGCCCCAGGCGGCGGTCGGCGTGAGCCCGCTCACCCTGGACCTCGCGCCGGACCTCAGTCCGCTCGTGCAGGCAGACGGGGCCGCATTCGTGAACGAGGTGCTCAACCGGGTGCGCGACGAGCTCTTCGCCGAGCTCGGGGTGCGCGTGCCCGGAATCCGGGTGCGCACGCATGCGGCATTCCTCTCCGCCGGGCAGTACCGCATCCTCATCGACGAGGTTCCCGCGGCCGGTGGCGAGGTCCTCGCGGACCGGCTCTATGCGCTCGCGCCGCCCGAGGAGCTGGCCTTCCTCGAGGTGGGGGCCGAGCCTGCCGTGGAGCCCGCCACGGGCAAGGCCATCAGCCGCGTACCGGAGGCCGGACGCAGCCGCCTCGAGCTGGCGCAGGTGGCGGTTCGCCGACCCGGCGAGCTCATCGCGGACCACCTCAGGATGGTCCTGCGCACGCGCGCCGCGTCGCTGCTCGGCGTGCAGGAGGTGCAGGAGCTGCTCGAGGGACTCGAGCAGCAGGCGCCCGCGCTGGTGAAGGAGGCGCTGCAGAAGGTGCCGCTGCCGCTGCTCACCGAGGTCCTGCGCAAGCTCGTGCACGAGCAGGTGAGCATCCGCAACATGCGCACGCTCCTCGAGGCGCTCGTGTCACCCACCACCGAGGGAGATGCGATCGCGTTGGCGGAGCGCTGCCGGCAGGCACTGCACCGCTACCTCAGCCACAAGTACGCACCGTCCGGGCCGCTCTACGCCTACCTCGTGGACCCTGCCGTGGAGGAGTCGCTGCGGGGTGGGGCCCGCGGCATGCTGCCCGAGCCCGAGCGGGTGGCCGCGATCCTCGAGGGCGTCCGGCGCATCGCGCACGGCGGCCGCGCGGTGCTGCTCACGGCGCCGGATGTGCGCCGCACCCTGCGCAAGCTGTGCGAGGGCGCGTTCCCGGAGGTGGCTGTGCTCACCTACGCGGAGCTCGACGCAGAGCTGCAGATTCGCCCCGTGGGGCGGCTCATGGCCCTGGCGCGCTGACGCTCGCCGGGGGCCGGTTGGGCGGGGTGCAGGCGCGGGGCGCGGGGCCCCCGCCGCTTCAGAAGGTGCCGGTACCGCTGCCGCTCTTCGTCTCGCCCGAGAGCTCGGCGTGGGCGGACTGGGGCGCGGGGCGGTTCACGCGGTCGCGCAGCTCCTTGCCCGTCCGGAAGAGCAGGCCCCGCTTCGGCTTCACCGGGATGACCTGACCCGTCTTCGGGTTACGGCCTTGATATCCCTGGTAATTCTTGACGTGGAAGGCCCCCAGCCCGCGGATCTCGATGTTCTCGCCGCGGCACAGGGCCTCCTTCATCGACTCGAAGATCGTCTCGATCGTGGCCTCGGCCTGCTTCTGCGTCACGCCCCGCTTGGCGACGAGGATGTTGATCAGATCGGACTTGAGCATCGGACGCTCCCGCAAACCGCGTGACCCCTCGTAATCAGGGCGCTTTGGCCCGTTGTCGTTGCAAGGAACGATAACAGAACAGCCTGGCGTTGCAAGCTGACCTCGGAGCCAACCCCACAGAACCTTTAAACTTTTCGGCCACCGCCCGTTTTTGCCGGAATTGCAGGGGTGGGAGCCTCGGGAGCACCTGCGGACGGGGCCCGGGCGAGGTCCAGCCAGCCGGTGCGCTCAAGCACCCGGATTCCGGCGGCGTCGGCCTCGAGCAGCAGACACTCGAGGGCCTCGAAGTCGCCCGCGCAGCCCGCAGTGCGCGGACTGGGAGCAGCCCGGGCGCCGCTTCCGTGCACCGCCACCCACACGTCTGAGAGCGTCAGCTGCTCCACGGGACGCCCGGGCTGCAGGCCTCCGCGCCGCCCGGGCTGCAGCAGCCCCGCGGCCCGCAGCTGCACGACGACCTCCGCGAGCAGCGCCTCGGGCACGCGCAGCTGGGTGGCGAGCTCGCGCGGCGCGGGGCCGGGACGGCCCTCCAGCCAGGCCCGGGTCACCTCCTGGGCGATGCGTGCCGCGACGAGCTCCCGCGCGCGGGGGTGGTCGCCGAACACCGCGAGCGAGTCCCGGAACGAGGCGTGCTCCACGGCGTAGGCCAGCCGGGCGCCGAAGAGGATGACGAGCCAGCTCAGGTGCACCCAGGCGAGAAAGAGGGGCAGCGCACCGAGCGAGGCGTAGAGCGGGTTGTAGCGGAAGCTGTGGGCGGCGAAGGCCACGTAGCCTGCCTTCGCCGCGGTCCAGGCAGCTCCCGCGACGAGGCCCCCCGCGAGGGCGGAGCGCAGGCGCACGTGGGCGTGGGGCGCCCAGAGGTAGAGCAGCGTGAGCCCAGCAGCGCTGAGCACACCCGTGCCGAGCGTGAGCAGCTGCGGCGCGAAGGAGACCCGGGTGTCCAGCACCAGCGCCCGCAGCGCCCCGGTGCCCGAGAGCGAGGCCGCGGCCAGCAGCGGCCCGAAGAGCAGCATCGCCACGTACGCGGCGAGGCGGAGGGCGAAGGGACGCTTCTGGCGTACGCCCCACAGCTCGTTGAGCGCAGCCTCCACGTGCCGCAACAGCGAGGCCGCCGAGACGAGGAGCGCGAGGAAGCCCACGCTGCCGATGGCGGTGGTGCTGCCGCGCGAGAGGAAGCGCTCGAGGAAGGCCGCCGACTCCTCGCGCACGCCCGGGGCGAGGACCTCGAAGATGAGCCCGCGCAGGCGGCGCTGGAAGGCGCCCTGGTGCAGCGCGTGGAGCAGCGCGAGCGCCACCGTGAGCAGCGGGACGAGCGAGAAGATGCTGATGTAGGTCAGGGCCGCAGCACGGCTGCCGAGCTGCTCACCGCGAAAGCCTCGCAGCACCGCCCTTGCGGCGACGAAGGTGTCCACGGTGAAGCGCCCCGCACGCGTGGCGGCGAAGCGCTCCCAGCCGCGCCGAGCGGGCGCCGTGCGACGGGGCGGGGCAGGGGGCACCACGTGCATCAGGCAGCCCCCGCGCGAGCCGAGCTGCCGCAATGCAAGGAGCGGCC
The DNA window shown above is from Aggregicoccus sp. 17bor-14 and carries:
- the sctV gene encoding type III secretion system export apparatus subunit SctV; amino-acid sequence: MMRLTQLLARARASSDVVLAVVMAAVLAAMIVPLPAWLLDVGLALNLAAAAALLVAALSAKGALKVTAFPTLLLVTTLFRLALNVSSTRLALSEGHAGQVIEAFGEFVVRGNYLVGVVVFAILALVQFLVVAKGSERVAEVSARFTLDAMPGKQMSIDADLRSGAIDQAQARRRRRELERESQMFGAMDGAMKFVKGDVIAGLVIVAVNLLGGTAIGVLQSGMSLSEAASTFALIAIGDGLVSQIPSLCIAVAAGLVVTRVSSEHDEDTLGSEIGSQFFGQSRALWVVAGLCLALALMPGMPHVVFVGLAVALGALARALGSSAAEAPAAAPEGAQEGGAGAGSATAAAPQAAVGVSPLTLDLAPDLSPLVQADGAAFVNEVLNRVRDELFAELGVRVPGIRVRTHAAFLSAGQYRILIDEVPAAGGEVLADRLYALAPPEELAFLEVGAEPAVEPATGKAISRVPEAGRSRLELAQVAVRRPGELIADHLRMVLRTRAASLLGVQEVQELLEGLEQQAPALVKEALQKVPLPLLTEVLRKLVHEQVSIRNMRTLLEALVSPTTEGDAIALAERCRQALHRYLSHKYAPSGPLYAYLVDPAVEESLRGGARGMLPEPERVAAILEGVRRIAHGGRAVLLTAPDVRRTLRKLCEGAFPEVAVLTYAELDAELQIRPVGRLMALAR
- a CDS encoding HU family DNA-binding protein, with the translated sequence MLKSDLINILVAKRGVTQKQAEATIETIFESMKEALCRGENIEIRGLGAFHVKNYQGYQGRNPKTGQVIPVKPKRGLLFRTGKELRDRVNRPAPQSAHAELSGETKSGSGTGTF
- a CDS encoding YhjD/YihY/BrkB family envelope integrity protein, with the protein product MHVVPPAPPRRTAPARRGWERFAATRAGRFTVDTFVAARAVLRGFRGEQLGSRAAALTYISIFSLVPLLTVALALLHALHQGAFQRRLRGLIFEVLAPGVREESAAFLERFLSRGSTTAIGSVGFLALLVSAASLLRHVEAALNELWGVRQKRPFALRLAAYVAMLLFGPLLAAASLSGTGALRALVLDTRVSFAPQLLTLGTGVLSAAGLTLLYLWAPHAHVRLRSALAGGLVAGAAWTAAKAGYVAFAAHSFRYNPLYASLGALPLFLAWVHLSWLVILFGARLAYAVEHASFRDSLAVFGDHPRARELVAARIAQEVTRAWLEGRPGPAPRELATQLRVPEALLAEVVVQLRAAGLLQPGRRGGLQPGRPVEQLTLSDVWVAVHGSGARAAPSPRTAGCAGDFEALECLLLEADAAGIRVLERTGWLDLARAPSAGAPEAPTPAIPAKTGGGRKV